CATCTCTTCCCCAAAATATTCCTGTCCCTCTCGGCCCAAACATCCATTTATGCGTGCCGGCGACGAAAAAGTCGCATCCGACCTCCTCTATATTAACGTTTTCAACCCCTAGCCCGTGAACGCCATCGACACAAAGAAGGATTCTATCATCATCTTCTCTAGATCTATTCTTGTATGATACCATCTCCCCAATCTCTCTCACCGGTATTTTAAGCCCCGTGCTGGAATGAACCCAGGTAAGGGCAATAACCCTTGTCCCGGGGCTGATTGAGCGGTAGACATTGCCCACTAACTCGTCTATAGATGTGTTATAGCTTCCGTTGTGAAGGCTTATCTTTCGAACTGTGGCACCCGTCCTGAGCGATCTCAAGTCGAGAGATTCCAGGGTAGAGTAATACTCGTGCTCAGTCGTTAAGATCTCCTGGTCCCCTCTGACCTTGATTCCCGTATATAAAAGACCCAGCCCCATGGTGGTACTGTCCGTCAGCGCGATCTGAGAATAATGGGTGTTAAGATATGATGCTGCAGCGAGCCTTACCCCCTCCTCGGATTTTCTAGAATTCTCACGATAATATTGAACAGGATTTTCATCCAAACCGTGCCTGTGCCTTTCAATTGCCTGCTTTACAGGCTTTGGATGAGAAGCTAGGAGGAAACAAGACATATGCACATAATTCCAATTAAGGTCAAACTGCCTTCTAACC
The DNA window shown above is from Thermodesulfobacteriota bacterium and carries:
- a CDS encoding aminotransferase class V-fold PLP-dependent enzyme, with protein sequence MDISRRKFVNSIGLASGAVLLAQFSCARRPIEPIEEKPKEILYEDDWEQVRRQFDLNWNYVHMSCFLLASHPKPVKQAIERHRHGLDENPVQYYRENSRKSEEGVRLAAASYLNTHYSQIALTDSTTMGLGLLYTGIKVRGDQEILTTEHEYYSTLESLDLRSLRTGATVRKISLHNGSYNTSIDELVGNVYRSISPGTRVIALTWVHSSTGLKIPVREIGEMVSYKNRSREDDDRILLCVDGVHGLGVENVNIEEVGCDFFVAGTHKWMFGPRGTGIFWGRD